A region of the Clavelina lepadiformis chromosome 9, kaClaLepa1.1, whole genome shotgun sequence genome:
CTCGAAGCTCGGAGCCAAATTCcttgaaaaatttaatacGATGGAATGTCTACGCTAAGTGTACCCATGTCTACACCTAAAACACCTCGCACTCGAAGTGAAGAATTTGAAAATTCGATTTGAGAAACGTTTTGCTTTCAACGCTCTTTAAACTGGCAAAGGAATTTTTTATTAGGGCAAAGGAATTTACGAGCATATTTTGACATCAACCTGATCTTAGAATATAATATCCTGAACTTTAAGTTATATCAAACCCATTGATTTCGGTGATATGAACAAAAATCTTATGACAGTGACACTCTTACGACCGTCTATAAAAAACATAACCAGTACAGAAGATACGACTTTCTTTCCTGGTTTTTAGAATCACCTAAAAATACCAATTTaatagaaaaacattttaactccaGGTATGCCTTCCACTTGCATACCGTCCATGACTGCAGACCACGATATAAGATCTTCGTATACTATCAACGGGATACTCGGGATTCCTCCATCCAATCCTCATCTTCTTCCACATCATGTCCACGGCTCTTCTACGGAGACAAATCCCGCAATGTACAATTACCCGAAAGGGGCCCACCTCACCCCTCCTGGCGGTGTCTCCGTTCCGAGGATGCAGATTTATCCTCCTCACCAAACACAAGGTACGATATGTTTTCCATCACTCTATCTGCGTTTCATTTTGCCTTTTTATCATCCATCTTTATTGGTTTTATGGCATTTTATTCGTTACGTGAATCAAAAAGTCGTTTACATTTACAAAGAAACGTAGTAGGTCTAAAGCAGAcgaattatgaaaaaaaacgattttattgctaaatttatgctaaattttattgcttaatttattttattaagcaaaaaaatcaCACCACCCTACCCAAAAAAATCATTCTGGCCTCATGATTGATCGATCACACATACCCGCGCAAATGCGGCTAcgtgttaaatattttaagactTTAAGTTTGAAATGATGGAGCGTTAGTTGTCGACAAGCTGTTCATTATCCCGTACAGTTGTAGGCCTAATAACAGCCGCTTTTTACATGTTCGAGAGCCGTTCGTTTTCCTGTGGTAATTTCCTGTGACACCAAACGATTACAGAAAAGCGACTGGAAGAGGTCACGAAGGTATAGAAAGGAAGCAATAACCCGGTGTCTAACCCATTTCGAAAATTGCCCCGGGATAAAAGCGATCCGGGCGTGTTTTAGTCTAAACAGGGCAACGTTTAGACTGTCACATGATGCAAATTAACTCCAGGGCAGACCTATTTAAGTTCGGGTAATTGAATGAGACCAGTTGAATCACGTATCGAAAATTGTTTTCTGAAAACACCAGCGGCAATGGGAACAGTAACTAGTTAGCCGGTACGCTATGAATCAAACGAGCGATTAAGTCAAGATAGACGGCCCTTCTCATTGTGGGTTGTTTACGGTGTGACGTCGATGGGTAACATCATACCATGGTGTTTTGGTCCCGCTATTAGCGTAATCAACATCACCCAATAAAAAACGCAGAAAGCAAACGTCGCGTCAATTTCTCAAAACTGTTCAACACCTACGTAATGTTCAACGAAGTAATAAGAAGAAAGGAGAACTGATTCACCGGCCAAAGAAATGGTAACGTTAAAATAATGTCCAACTGGGCATAGACGGTCGTTGTGTTCTTTCTTCCCATGAAAGTATAAAGCACCAACGCCCAAATCAGTCGCTTAATTATTTGATCCAATTATACGTGCCCGAGTAAAGACACGTGTTTTTGATTGTGTTTGGACAAGCTTTTTAAGGCTCGTTAGCGAAGGTCGAGGAGTGAGTAATGTTTGAATTCCTCACTCAAGTCATGCAATGGGCTATGATTGATGCCACCATAAATGAACGTCTTCTGCCATTAGCAGGTAAAAAACTTGAAGTTTGTGTATTGGGAGAGTTACTTCGGAAACTTTATTGGTCAATTTTACTTGGGCTTTCGTTTTAACCATATACGATAATTTTAAActgataataaatttttaacttaaaactaaAGCTTTTTTACATGAGCGtttataaatgcaaaaataccGAAAAAATTAGCCCATCTAAATTACCAAATACTTTACATAAGTTAAGCAATTTCTTTGGAAACCTGGTACCTTCGACAGAACAAACAATATCGTCAAAATATCCTGACCATTTCGCTTTATGATAAAGTCTGAATCCTAACGCTTAAGCCTAGCATTAGTGGGTCTTAACCGTTTGGTCTTTAACAACCCGTTTGACTGCAGCATTACGTTGGCGGTACCTGACTATTCAGAAAAGGGATTTCAAGGCGACATGTAATAATTGGTTTTACTTTCAATGATCTACGAAGGAAACGATAGTAAGGATCAAAGGGTGCCACTAGGCATCATGGGTCGTATTCAACTGGCGCCTACGGGATTGCTGGATTTCAGTCAGTCTAAAACACGTGAAAAGTTCGTGCCTTGTTCTTCTTGTAGCACCTTTGTACGAATCGGTGTAGACGCTTAATTACAGCGTTCAATACACATCTTAACCGGGGCTTTAGCAAGActtaatttcattaaaacagACCGACATTAAAATTTACCGTGGCCTACTACATCATTTGGACAACCACAAAATCTTGGACATCCCTTCAATATTTCCCAGGGGCTGCGAAGTCATTTTTCagaatttcaaactttattAGCTCAAGGGTTCCAAGAAAGCAGCTGACAACAGCTTTACACGTAACGACTCCTCCTTTTAAGAATCTTCTGCTGTAGTAAAATCACCATCATCATCTTACTTGAATTATATGTCATGCGTcgtatgacgtcacttttcaACTATCATCTGGTTTTTGTTTAACGAACAGGAATTATTTTTGTCAACAGAAAACGGCTACCCCAGCTTAAGCGTCCCCACAGAAGGGTCGACGAGACCTATGTACCACGACCGCTTTGCCTCAGCAGCCCACTCCCCACACCAAGCTAATCACGTGATATCGAACATGCACGGTCAGAGTTTGCAGGGAACACAACGCCAGTTTGCTGCAGGAGGAATGAAAGAAACATCTTTGGACAATAAGGTGAGCTGTTCAGTGAAACTTCAGAAAAACTGCGAAAGAGTTTTCGAAATGTATAGGGCTGCGGATAGCTTACATCAGTGTGCTACAGGTTAGGCGTTGTGGTGCTTTCAAGCTGTGACGCGACACGGGGGTCTATTATTTGCTTGGATTTGAGctcaaaaacaaactttattgtaaCTCAGTACAACAATTTCTGGACAAGTGTCATATCATAAGCATCAAAATTCTTTAGTGGAGTCAAAGCTGAATATTTCTCTACTTTGTGGTGCAGCGCGGCCGGAGTACTGTGTAAATAAAACAGACCTAAACTTAATGAGCCTCACCTTAACCTCCAACGTATATAATGGGGTTAGTTTTGGGTGAGGGTTTGGGTGAGGATTCTAGCACGTCACGTCTGTTGTTCCAGACGGAGTTATAAACTCGTATACTTGATAAAGTTTGCAGTTTCTAGAGTTTCTATTTTAGGTGTAAATATCACGAAAATATCAAATATCACGAAAATGATCCCACAGAGGCGACTTGACCGGTTATCGAGTGCCTTTTTTGCCACCTGTGACTTTTCTGTTGAAAAATCAGACAATGTGTCACAGTAACAGTAAAAAATATGGCCAAAATGACATATTATTTAGCGCTATTTTTCTGTGGTGCGTTATTGGAAACATAAACAACGTAATATGTTGTATAGTTTggctatatttttgttatcaaaTTTCTGACTATATTTGAATACAAATTCAAACGACAGTGTAAACGCTACAAGCGCAAACATATTAAAATGTTAGAGGAAGAAGTTTTCTATACAGACATTATATGATTTATGGCCGAGTACTTATTTACCTACATCCTGTTCAGgttttttgaaaagaaattacGGGTTCCAAAAATCACTGGCTTCGgtatttttttatgtatttctAATAGATGTGTTGAGCCCTTTTGCAAATCGAAAACAAACTTGCAAGACGAGTTAATACAGGAACCGATCGTCAATTcatatttaatttgtttactttggtCCCAATAGAGGAGATTCTCGGTACTAAAAATATCATAAGCGATCACGATATTTGCCGATGCTTGAAATAAAACCTCACAGTTGCGGTTTTCcaggttttaaaattgatcTTCATCGTGATCCCGCGacagcaaaattttttgatcTTACAGTAAATGCTTTTGTCTTTTTCTCCCGACTCAGTCATCTTATTTTGTCTCTCGTTGTTTTTCGTTGTGCTTGTTTCTGAGTGTTTCTTTTAGGTTTCGTGCAGTTCCATTATTGTTCCTTGAAATTCTCGAAGCCGCTTTTGAAGGAGGAaatataaagaaacaaaaccttTTGTTACTTCTTTTATCTCGATAATAAAGCCCCTTTCTTGTTTCGCGATAATCATGGGTAAATATTATCCTACTGGATGGTGCCAACAAAAGGGGGTGCGCGTTTTAGACCCTATAATTTAAGCGCGAAGACAATCTTCCTACATTCTATAAAGATCATTTTTGCGCTGAGGAAGCGACATAAGGAAAGAATTCTTTGCCAAAGCACGAATCTTCCCTAAGACctattattttgtttggaaTAACATATAACCGTTATGTCCGtatattgttttgaaatagtacTGGAAAATTTACGCTTCTTGTGCCTTTTCAATACAAGCAGTAGTATtgttgttaaattatttttcataattaCACCAACACGACTTTGCATTCAAATGAATGGTGAATGCTTGTACCTTGTATTTCGAAATCTAGTTTATTTTATCAGGACCTAAAGTCTAAAGTGTTTCAAAGGCATAGAAACCTTAAcgattttttaaatatttcaggCGACCAACCGAAGCGAATACGATACGTTCGGACAGTGTGGGACAATGGTCCCCCGCACCACGGCACCTGCCAGTACCGCCTGCGGGAGTTTGCACCAATCTCGCCCGGAGAGCTCTTCAGCAATCTACACAGGTACAGTAGGGTGGTTTTTAATTACGTCATCCTCATTACGTCATGCCTGTGTCATGTAGACGTTGTCTGTGAAGTCACGACAGTTATGATTGTAGTAACGTACGTTTCATGAAATGAAGTTTAGTAAGTTTCATGATGTAATGAACCCATGAGAATATTAGGGTTCCGTTGGCCTCAAGTCACCCGCTTCACCCTGTTCATCACCCACAGGTAGTAGCGGTCAAATTGGAAGTGAACGTGATCGGGTTATTAGCATTAAAGAGGAAACCGATGATTTGGGGGCAACTGTGACCCCAGCTGCAAAACACCTCAACACCAATGCAATCGATAAATTGAACCCAATCTCGCAGTACCCCCAAGTTGTTAGTTCACCCCACACACCCCGCCCAGCATCGCACGAACCCCAACTCACCACGATGCAACCCATCGACCCCGCAGCTAACCAACCTACCAGACCTAACCAACCTGGGGATTCCCTGCAGACTGCCCCAGGGGTACACTCCGGTACTATTGCGAGTACGGTACCAACCCAACAAGAACCTACACCAGTACAATACCAACCTCCTAAACCCGCTGCTCCAATAGAGATTTCGTCATCTTACCAACCGTTTCTTTACCCCACTTCTCAAGCTCTTCCGACGACAAACATGGGGCCCGGCTACTCTCCTTTTGCCCCTGGTTACGCACACGATCCCGCATTCGTGATGCATCCTAACCAAAACCATGCTCCCAACCAACCGTTTTTCCCCGCCTTGCCCCCGAATGATCATCGGGATCCAAACCAATCCTCTCCTTCGTGCCCCTCCCTCCCCCCGGTCCCGTCATTCCTGCACGGTTCATCTCATCCAAATTATCATCATCATGCTCACTACGCTCCATCGACATCTTCTAATCAAACACAACTCTCAGGTAGTTCTTTCATTCGTAGTTGTCTTAAACACTAACTCTGTTCTACATACCACATGTTCCTTTATGTTGACTGGGTAGTGTCATTTTGGTTGTGTTAATGTGCTTGATTTTTATGGTTTTAGTGGTTACGTTTATGTGAcctttttgacttttttattaCTTCATAAATCACTTTGCCTCTCTCtgtacaaaacattttttttatggGCTGAGATCTAAGGTTGTGCGCAGACGACAACTTAAACAGCGTTATAACTGTAAAATGCAGCCAAGCGTCGGTAGAGCAATTGAGTCcaaaattaaaagatttctGAACCACTTGGGAACCTGACAGCGATTTCATGTATAGcgataaataaaataatgactGTGATCTGTAAAAAAGATAATATTTCAGCCGCACAGCAATCGTTGATTACTTCTTCtagctttttaatttttgttttaacagaTTTACACCCGACATCTTAGTTGGTTGTCAAGCTTATGATTACAGTTGAGTGGGTACCCGGTGACCCTCGCAGTAAGTCGCATGATACCAACTACACGCTTGCACCTGTTTAAGCGAAAATTTAACCCAGAACTTACTGAA
Encoded here:
- the LOC143471033 gene encoding uncharacterized protein LOC143471033 isoform X1, yielding MNWGPAMTVGPSPMGHHFATGGSPNPMNLTPTRSGHGGINQLGGVYVNGRPLPDRIRQQIVDQAHHGVRPCDIARQLRVSHGCVSKILARYYETGSIRPGVIGGSKPKVATPRVVEKICEYKRQNPTMFAWEIRDRLLNETICDQDNVPSVSSINRIVRNKAAENAKHHHHQLAHVVGMPPSPSLGMPSTCIPSMTADHDIRSSYTINGILGIPPSNPHLLPHHVHGSSTETNPAMYNYPKGAHLTPPGGVSVPRMQIYPPHQTQENGYPSLSVPTEGSTRPMYHDRFASAAHSPHQANHVISNMHGQSLQGTQRQFAAGGMKETSLDNKATNRSEYDTFGQCGTMVPRTTAPASTACGSLHQSRPESSSAIYTGSSGQIGSERDRVISIKEETDDLGATVTPAAKHLNTNAIDKLNPISQYPQVVSSPHTPRPASHEPQLTTMQPIDPAANQPTRPNQPGDSLQTAPGVHSGTIASTVPTQQEPTPVQYQPPKPAAPIEISSSYQPFLYPTSQALPTTNMGPGYSPFAPGYAHDPAFVMHPNQNHAPNQPFFPALPPNDHRDPNQSSPSCPSLPPVPSFLHGSSHPNYHHHAHYAPSTSSNQTQLSVLPHQDPNRSEGCDVANGSPSCVPTTSLPSTCDNNAYSDVNNPASYSAIKTSSQKTPLPPATDHSLYGSNYPDQRSARHPYTGYNESWKITQPPVFDGAPVHLHDGVAEQDSSLNNLRLRAKEHTANMGLISAQ